The Christiangramia flava JLT2011 region ACCTTAGCGAAAGTGATCCTGAGGCTCAGGAATACATGAAGCTTATTGAAAACCTGGACCGGATCCAGATCTACAAATCATCCAACCCGGATGTGATGCAGAAAATGGCTACAGATGTTCAGGCCTACCTTCAAAAAGGTTCACTGGAAGAACTGATGCGGGTAAAAGACGACGGCCAGAATATTAAATTTTATTCGGTTCCGGGTAAAAACGACAATTATGTGAAAGAGCTTTTCATGTACCTGCAGGGAAGCAACTCCAATAAACCCATGACTGTTATCCTGAGTATTACGGGAGATATAGACCTTTCCCAACTATCCAAGCTTACAGCTGATCTCAAAGTGCCTGGAGCTGAAAAACTGAAAGATGCCAACAAAAAATCCTAATATCATGACACTAATCAAAAAACTAACAGTATTATTCAGTATTCTGGCAATCACTGCCTGCCAGAACGATAAATCTATCCAGAAGTACTATGTAGATAACCAGGAAGATGCTGATTTTATGGCACTGGATGTCCCTACCAGCATGTTCGCCAATCTGGACGCCATGGATGCCGAGAAGCGCGAAACCATGGAATCTATCAAAAAGATCAATGTACTTGCCTTAAGAGCCGATCAACATCCTGAAAAATTCAAGAAAGAGAAAGCAAAACTGGACGAAATCTTTACTGATGAAAAATATCAGTTATTGATGAAATACGGTGGAGGCACCAGGAAAGCCGCGCTTTATTTCACGGGAGAAGAT contains the following coding sequences:
- a CDS encoding DUF4252 domain-containing protein is translated as MNRIIITLLLALAPLFSQAQNFEKYENMKDVDAMVMTSKMFKMLAKVDLSESDPEAQEYMKLIENLDRIQIYKSSNPDVMQKMATDVQAYLQKGSLEELMRVKDDGQNIKFYSVPGKNDNYVKELFMYLQGSNSNKPMTVILSITGDIDLSQLSKLTADLKVPGAEKLKDANKKS
- a CDS encoding DUF4252 domain-containing protein → MTLIKKLTVLFSILAITACQNDKSIQKYYVDNQEDADFMALDVPTSMFANLDAMDAEKRETMESIKKINVLALRADQHPEKFKKEKAKLDEIFTDEKYQLLMKYGGGTRKAALYFTGEDDAIDELIVYGYDDSKGLGVARVLGEDMNPAGIMEMMKSLKKEDIDASGLEGLIGIMGNDKKTKDSTTVKSSEDDTTAVETDSISE